A stretch of the Malus sylvestris chromosome 10, drMalSylv7.2, whole genome shotgun sequence genome encodes the following:
- the LOC126587560 gene encoding protein HIRA-like isoform X2, with protein sequence MISEKPSWIRHEGMQIFSIDVQPGGLRLATGGGDHKVDLNWSPDDLMLASGSLDNTIHIWNMSNGICTAVLRGHSSLVKGVTWDPIGSFIASQSDDKTVIIWRTSDWSLAHRTDGHWQKSLGSTFFRRLGWSPCGHFITTTHGFQKPRHSAPVLERGEWSATFDFLGHNAPVIVVKFNHSMYRRNISNAQEKAAPIGWTNGASKTGGKEKEPQPYNVIAIGSQDKTITVWTTASPRPLFVAKHFFTQSVVDLSWSPDGYSLFACSLDGSVATFHFDVKELGNRLSDAELDELKRNRYGDVRGRQANLAESPAQLLFEAASAKQASSKKMVLEVQQNETVGKPSTEATVATITSADSLNKVSIPARISSPVKQREYRRPDGRKRIIPEAVGVPLQQENISAGVQTQALDFPSECSDKNNDENGLIAADSGIKESSVRGVIGRSTEIKEGHGVTARAMITKSLVIEKVPASTGGDESIAVEQSGNLKASSSAGSSCSTLSIRVFDRKEGEDNVPICLEARPREHAANDIVGLGNTFIMKETEITCARGLQTLWSDRISGKVTVLAGNANFWAVGCEDGCIQVYTTCGRRAMPTMMVGSAAIFIDCDERWKLFLVTRKGSFYVWDLFKQNCLHHDSLASLVASNPNPSAKDAGVIKVISAKLSRSGSPLVVLATRHAFLFDMGLMCWLRVADDCFPGSNFASSWHSGSTPGGELAALQIDVRKYVARKPGWSRVTDDGVQTRAHLEAQLASSLALKSAKDYCQCLLSYIRFLAREADESRLREVCESFLGPPTGMVDDTTLDLNNSAWDPCVLGMRKHKLLREDILPAMASNRKVQRLLNEFMDLISEYESAETNIEKKIQTSQTAHPPAADEMDSAPSRTNEMDIVPAATEKKKSVPASTDQKESSQLATDTENSAPVAEDKVNSDPPMISQVSVAAQDAGS encoded by the exons ATGATTTCAGAGAAGCCCAGTTGGATTAGACATGAGGGaatgcaaattttctccattGACGTTCAACCTGGTGGACTTAGGCTTGCCACTGGTGGGGGTGATCACAAG GTGGATCTTAATTGGTCTCCAGATGACTTGATGTTGGCCAGTGGAAGTTTAGATAACACTATACACATCTGGAACATGAGCAATGGTATTTGCACTGCTGTTCTGAGGGGTCACTCTAGCCTGGTTAAAGGAGTTACTTGGGATCCAATTGGCTCCTTCATAGCAAGTCAATCAGATGATAAGACTGTAATTATTTGGCGAACAAGTGACTGGAGCCTTGCTCACAGGACAGACGGCCATTGGCAAAAATCA CTTGGATCCACCTTTTTCAGGCGGCTGGGATGGTCCCCTTGTGGCCACTTCATTACTACCACTCACGGATTCCAGAAACCAAGGCATTCTGCACCTGTTCTAGAGAGAGGGGAATGGTCTGCTACATTTGACTTCTTAGGACATAATGCCCCTGTGATCGTAGTGAAGTTTAACCATTCAATGTATAGGAGGAATATTTCCAATGCTCAGGAAAAAGCTGCACCCATCGGGTGGACTAATGGGGCTTCAAAGACAggaggaaaagagaaagaaccACAACCTTATAATGTCATTGCTATTGGGAGTCAGGACAAGACTATAACAGTATGGACTACTGCAAGTCCCCGACCTCTCTTTGTAGCAAAGCATTTCTTTACTCAAAGTGTTGTGGATTTATCCTG GAGCCCTGATGGCTATTCACTTTTTGCATGTTCTTTGGATGGTTCGGTGGCAACTTTCCATTTTGATGTTAAAGAACTTGGCAACCGTTTAAGTGATGCTGAActggatgaattgaagagaaACCGTTATGGAGATGTTAGAGGTCGCCAAGCAAATTTAGCAGAAAGCCCAGCTCAGTTATTGTTTGAAGCAGCATCTGCTAAGCAAGCCTCAAGCAAAAAAATGGTTCTGGAAGTTCAGCAAAACGAGACAGTTGGAAAACCTTCTACTGAAGCAACGGTTGCAACAATAACTTCTGCAGACAGCTTAAATAAGGTTTCAATACCTGCCAGAATTTCAAGTCCTGTGAAGCAGAGGGAATATAGACGCCCTGATGGTAGAAAGAGGATTATTCCAGAAGCAGTTGGGGTGCCTCTGCAGCAGGAAAATATATCTGCTGGGGTTCAAACCCAGGCACTTGACTTCCCTTCTGAATGTTCTGATAAAAACAATGATGAGAATGGGTTAATTGCTGCTGATAGTGGCATCAAAGAAAGTTCTGTTAGGGGAGTAATTGGCAGAAGCACTGAAATAAAGGAAGGACATGGGGTTACTGCTAGAGCTATGATTACCAAGAGCCTTGTTATTGAGAAGGTTCCTGCTTCCACAGGTGGAGATGAAAGCATAGCTGTGGAACAGTCAGGTAATTTGAAGGCGTCTAGTTCAGCAGGTTCTTCATGTTCCACTCTTTCAATTAGGGTGTTTGATAGGAAAGAAGGGGAAGACAATGTACCAATATGCTTGGAAGCTCGACCTAGGGAACATGCTGCAAACGACATCGTTGGCTTGGGAAATACATTTATCATGAAAGAAACAGAAATTACTTGCGCAAGAGGGTTACAGACTCTTTGGTCAGATAGGATATCTGGGAAAGTCACTGTTTTAGCTGGAAATGCAAACTTCTGGGCTGTTGGGTGTGAAGATGGATGCATACAG GTTTACACAACTTGCGGGAGACGTGCTATGCCAACTATGATGGTAGGATCTGCAGCAATATTTATAGATTGTGATGAGCGCTGGAAATTATTTTTGGTCACAAGAAAAGGATCCTTTTATGTATGGGATCTATTCAAGCAGAATTGTCTCCACCATGACTCATTGGCATCTCTGGTCGCTTCAAACCCAAACCCATCTGCAAAAGATGCAG GCGTGATCAAAGTTATATCAGCAAAGCTATCAAGATCTGGTTCTCCTCTTGTTGTTCTTGCCACTCGCCATGCCTTCCTCTTTGATATGGGCCTGATGTGTTGGCTTAGGGTTGCAGATGACTGCTTTCCTGGGTCAAATTTTGCAAGCTCCTGGCATTCAGGTTCAACTCCGGGTGGTGAGCTGGCTGCTTTGCAGATTGATGTTAGGAAGTATGTGGCCAGAAAGCCAGGTTGGAGCAG gGTGACAGACGATGGGGTGCAGACACGTGCTCACTTGGAGGCTCAGTTGGCTTCCTCGCTAGCTTTAAAGTCAGCCAAAGACTATTGCCAATGCCTTCTATCATATATTCGCTTCCTTGCaag AGAAGCAGATGAGTCTCGTTTACGAGAAGTGTGTGAGAGTTTCCTTGGACCTCCAACTGGGATGGTGGACGATACAACTTTAGATTTAAACAACTCGGCATGGGATCCTTGTGTGCTT GGAATGAGGAAACATAAACTTTTACGAGAAGATATCCTTCCGGCAATGGCTTCAAATAGAAAAGTACAGAGATTGCTTAATGAATTCATGGATCTCATTTCCGAATATGAAAGCGCTGAAACAAATATAGAGAAAAAGATTCAAACTTCGCAGACAGCACATCCACCAGCAGCTGATGAAATGGACTCTGCTCCTTCCAGGACAAACGAAATGGACATTGTCCCTGCAGCAACAGAGAAAAAGAAGTCTGTTCCTGCTTCAACTGACCAAAAGGAGTCTTCCCAGTTAGCAACAGATACAGAAAATTCTGCTCCAGTAGCCGAAGACAAAGTTAATTCAGATCCGCCAATGATCAGTCAAGTTAGTGTTGCTGCACAAGATGCAGGTTCTTGA
- the LOC126587560 gene encoding protein HIRA-like isoform X3 — translation MLASGSLDNTIHIWNMSNGICTAVLRGHSSLVKGVTWDPIGSFIASQSDDKTVIIWRTSDWSLAHRTDGHWQKSLGSTFFRRLGWSPCGHFITTTHGFQKPRHSAPVLERGEWSATFDFLGHNAPVIVVKFNHSMYRRNISNAQEKAAPIGWTNGASKTGGKEKEPQPYNVIAIGSQDKTITVWTTASPRPLFVAKHFFTQSVVDLSWSPDGYSLFACSLDGSVATFHFDVKELGNRLSDAELDELKRNRYGDVRGRQANLAESPAQLLFEAASAKQASSKKMVLEVQQNETVGKPSTEATVATITSADSLNKVSIPARISSPVKQREYRRPDGRKRIIPEAVGVPLQQENISAGVQTQALDFPSECSDKNNDENGLIAADSGIKESSVRGVIGRSTEIKEGHGVTARAMITKSLVIEKVPASTGGDESIAVEQSGNLKASSSAGSSCSTLSIRVFDRKEGEDNVPICLEARPREHAANDIVGLGNTFIMKETEITCARGLQTLWSDRISGKVTVLAGNANFWAVGCEDGCIQVYTTCGRRAMPTMMVGSAAIFIDCDERWKLFLVTRKGSFYVWDLFKQNCLHHDSLASLVASNPNPSAKDAGVIKVISAKLSRSGSPLVVLATRHAFLFDMGLMCWLRVADDCFPGSNFASSWHSGSTPGGELAALQIDVRKYVARKPGWSRVTDDGVQTRAHLEAQLASSLALKSAKDYCQCLLSYIRFLAREADESRLREVCESFLGPPTGMVDDTTLDLNNSAWDPCVLGMRKHKLLREDILPAMASNRKVQRLLNEFMDLISEYESAETNIEKKIQTSQTAHPPAADEMDSAPSRTNEMDIVPAATEKKKSVPASTDQKESSQLATDTENSAPVAEDKVNSDPPMISQVSVAAQDAGS, via the exons ATGTTGGCCAGTGGAAGTTTAGATAACACTATACACATCTGGAACATGAGCAATGGTATTTGCACTGCTGTTCTGAGGGGTCACTCTAGCCTGGTTAAAGGAGTTACTTGGGATCCAATTGGCTCCTTCATAGCAAGTCAATCAGATGATAAGACTGTAATTATTTGGCGAACAAGTGACTGGAGCCTTGCTCACAGGACAGACGGCCATTGGCAAAAATCA CTTGGATCCACCTTTTTCAGGCGGCTGGGATGGTCCCCTTGTGGCCACTTCATTACTACCACTCACGGATTCCAGAAACCAAGGCATTCTGCACCTGTTCTAGAGAGAGGGGAATGGTCTGCTACATTTGACTTCTTAGGACATAATGCCCCTGTGATCGTAGTGAAGTTTAACCATTCAATGTATAGGAGGAATATTTCCAATGCTCAGGAAAAAGCTGCACCCATCGGGTGGACTAATGGGGCTTCAAAGACAggaggaaaagagaaagaaccACAACCTTATAATGTCATTGCTATTGGGAGTCAGGACAAGACTATAACAGTATGGACTACTGCAAGTCCCCGACCTCTCTTTGTAGCAAAGCATTTCTTTACTCAAAGTGTTGTGGATTTATCCTG GAGCCCTGATGGCTATTCACTTTTTGCATGTTCTTTGGATGGTTCGGTGGCAACTTTCCATTTTGATGTTAAAGAACTTGGCAACCGTTTAAGTGATGCTGAActggatgaattgaagagaaACCGTTATGGAGATGTTAGAGGTCGCCAAGCAAATTTAGCAGAAAGCCCAGCTCAGTTATTGTTTGAAGCAGCATCTGCTAAGCAAGCCTCAAGCAAAAAAATGGTTCTGGAAGTTCAGCAAAACGAGACAGTTGGAAAACCTTCTACTGAAGCAACGGTTGCAACAATAACTTCTGCAGACAGCTTAAATAAGGTTTCAATACCTGCCAGAATTTCAAGTCCTGTGAAGCAGAGGGAATATAGACGCCCTGATGGTAGAAAGAGGATTATTCCAGAAGCAGTTGGGGTGCCTCTGCAGCAGGAAAATATATCTGCTGGGGTTCAAACCCAGGCACTTGACTTCCCTTCTGAATGTTCTGATAAAAACAATGATGAGAATGGGTTAATTGCTGCTGATAGTGGCATCAAAGAAAGTTCTGTTAGGGGAGTAATTGGCAGAAGCACTGAAATAAAGGAAGGACATGGGGTTACTGCTAGAGCTATGATTACCAAGAGCCTTGTTATTGAGAAGGTTCCTGCTTCCACAGGTGGAGATGAAAGCATAGCTGTGGAACAGTCAGGTAATTTGAAGGCGTCTAGTTCAGCAGGTTCTTCATGTTCCACTCTTTCAATTAGGGTGTTTGATAGGAAAGAAGGGGAAGACAATGTACCAATATGCTTGGAAGCTCGACCTAGGGAACATGCTGCAAACGACATCGTTGGCTTGGGAAATACATTTATCATGAAAGAAACAGAAATTACTTGCGCAAGAGGGTTACAGACTCTTTGGTCAGATAGGATATCTGGGAAAGTCACTGTTTTAGCTGGAAATGCAAACTTCTGGGCTGTTGGGTGTGAAGATGGATGCATACAG GTTTACACAACTTGCGGGAGACGTGCTATGCCAACTATGATGGTAGGATCTGCAGCAATATTTATAGATTGTGATGAGCGCTGGAAATTATTTTTGGTCACAAGAAAAGGATCCTTTTATGTATGGGATCTATTCAAGCAGAATTGTCTCCACCATGACTCATTGGCATCTCTGGTCGCTTCAAACCCAAACCCATCTGCAAAAGATGCAG GCGTGATCAAAGTTATATCAGCAAAGCTATCAAGATCTGGTTCTCCTCTTGTTGTTCTTGCCACTCGCCATGCCTTCCTCTTTGATATGGGCCTGATGTGTTGGCTTAGGGTTGCAGATGACTGCTTTCCTGGGTCAAATTTTGCAAGCTCCTGGCATTCAGGTTCAACTCCGGGTGGTGAGCTGGCTGCTTTGCAGATTGATGTTAGGAAGTATGTGGCCAGAAAGCCAGGTTGGAGCAG gGTGACAGACGATGGGGTGCAGACACGTGCTCACTTGGAGGCTCAGTTGGCTTCCTCGCTAGCTTTAAAGTCAGCCAAAGACTATTGCCAATGCCTTCTATCATATATTCGCTTCCTTGCaag AGAAGCAGATGAGTCTCGTTTACGAGAAGTGTGTGAGAGTTTCCTTGGACCTCCAACTGGGATGGTGGACGATACAACTTTAGATTTAAACAACTCGGCATGGGATCCTTGTGTGCTT GGAATGAGGAAACATAAACTTTTACGAGAAGATATCCTTCCGGCAATGGCTTCAAATAGAAAAGTACAGAGATTGCTTAATGAATTCATGGATCTCATTTCCGAATATGAAAGCGCTGAAACAAATATAGAGAAAAAGATTCAAACTTCGCAGACAGCACATCCACCAGCAGCTGATGAAATGGACTCTGCTCCTTCCAGGACAAACGAAATGGACATTGTCCCTGCAGCAACAGAGAAAAAGAAGTCTGTTCCTGCTTCAACTGACCAAAAGGAGTCTTCCCAGTTAGCAACAGATACAGAAAATTCTGCTCCAGTAGCCGAAGACAAAGTTAATTCAGATCCGCCAATGATCAGTCAAGTTAGTGTTGCTGCACAAGATGCAGGTTCTTGA
- the LOC126587560 gene encoding protein HIRA-like isoform X1 yields the protein MISEKPSWIRHEGMQIFSIDVQPGGLRLATGGGDHKVRVWNMKSLGRDLDNEESAQRLLATLRDHFGSVNCVRWAKHGRFLASGSDDQVILIHERKPGSGTTEFGSGEPPDLENWKVSMTLRGHSADVVDLNWSPDDLMLASGSLDNTIHIWNMSNGICTAVLRGHSSLVKGVTWDPIGSFIASQSDDKTVIIWRTSDWSLAHRTDGHWQKSLGSTFFRRLGWSPCGHFITTTHGFQKPRHSAPVLERGEWSATFDFLGHNAPVIVVKFNHSMYRRNISNAQEKAAPIGWTNGASKTGGKEKEPQPYNVIAIGSQDKTITVWTTASPRPLFVAKHFFTQSVVDLSWSPDGYSLFACSLDGSVATFHFDVKELGNRLSDAELDELKRNRYGDVRGRQANLAESPAQLLFEAASAKQASSKKMVLEVQQNETVGKPSTEATVATITSADSLNKVSIPARISSPVKQREYRRPDGRKRIIPEAVGVPLQQENISAGVQTQALDFPSECSDKNNDENGLIAADSGIKESSVRGVIGRSTEIKEGHGVTARAMITKSLVIEKVPASTGGDESIAVEQSGNLKASSSAGSSCSTLSIRVFDRKEGEDNVPICLEARPREHAANDIVGLGNTFIMKETEITCARGLQTLWSDRISGKVTVLAGNANFWAVGCEDGCIQVYTTCGRRAMPTMMVGSAAIFIDCDERWKLFLVTRKGSFYVWDLFKQNCLHHDSLASLVASNPNPSAKDAGVIKVISAKLSRSGSPLVVLATRHAFLFDMGLMCWLRVADDCFPGSNFASSWHSGSTPGGELAALQIDVRKYVARKPGWSRVTDDGVQTRAHLEAQLASSLALKSAKDYCQCLLSYIRFLAREADESRLREVCESFLGPPTGMVDDTTLDLNNSAWDPCVLGMRKHKLLREDILPAMASNRKVQRLLNEFMDLISEYESAETNIEKKIQTSQTAHPPAADEMDSAPSRTNEMDIVPAATEKKKSVPASTDQKESSQLATDTENSAPVAEDKVNSDPPMISQVSVAAQDAGS from the exons ATGATTTCAGAGAAGCCCAGTTGGATTAGACATGAGGGaatgcaaattttctccattGACGTTCAACCTGGTGGACTTAGGCTTGCCACTGGTGGGGGTGATCACAAG GTGCGGGTATGGAATATGAAATCCCTTGGCAGGGATTTGGATAATGAAGAATCAGCCCAGAGGCTACTTGCAACTCTCCGTGATCACTTTGGTTCTGTGAATTGTGTTAGGTGGGCTAAACATGGTCGGTTTCTTGCATCAGGATCTGATGACCAAGTGATTCTAATTCATGAGAGAAAGCCTGGTTCAGGAACCACTGAGTTTGGCAGTGGAGAGCCACCTGACCTTGAAAATTGGAAAGTTTCAATGACTTTGAGAGGGCATAGTGCAGATGTG GTGGATCTTAATTGGTCTCCAGATGACTTGATGTTGGCCAGTGGAAGTTTAGATAACACTATACACATCTGGAACATGAGCAATGGTATTTGCACTGCTGTTCTGAGGGGTCACTCTAGCCTGGTTAAAGGAGTTACTTGGGATCCAATTGGCTCCTTCATAGCAAGTCAATCAGATGATAAGACTGTAATTATTTGGCGAACAAGTGACTGGAGCCTTGCTCACAGGACAGACGGCCATTGGCAAAAATCA CTTGGATCCACCTTTTTCAGGCGGCTGGGATGGTCCCCTTGTGGCCACTTCATTACTACCACTCACGGATTCCAGAAACCAAGGCATTCTGCACCTGTTCTAGAGAGAGGGGAATGGTCTGCTACATTTGACTTCTTAGGACATAATGCCCCTGTGATCGTAGTGAAGTTTAACCATTCAATGTATAGGAGGAATATTTCCAATGCTCAGGAAAAAGCTGCACCCATCGGGTGGACTAATGGGGCTTCAAAGACAggaggaaaagagaaagaaccACAACCTTATAATGTCATTGCTATTGGGAGTCAGGACAAGACTATAACAGTATGGACTACTGCAAGTCCCCGACCTCTCTTTGTAGCAAAGCATTTCTTTACTCAAAGTGTTGTGGATTTATCCTG GAGCCCTGATGGCTATTCACTTTTTGCATGTTCTTTGGATGGTTCGGTGGCAACTTTCCATTTTGATGTTAAAGAACTTGGCAACCGTTTAAGTGATGCTGAActggatgaattgaagagaaACCGTTATGGAGATGTTAGAGGTCGCCAAGCAAATTTAGCAGAAAGCCCAGCTCAGTTATTGTTTGAAGCAGCATCTGCTAAGCAAGCCTCAAGCAAAAAAATGGTTCTGGAAGTTCAGCAAAACGAGACAGTTGGAAAACCTTCTACTGAAGCAACGGTTGCAACAATAACTTCTGCAGACAGCTTAAATAAGGTTTCAATACCTGCCAGAATTTCAAGTCCTGTGAAGCAGAGGGAATATAGACGCCCTGATGGTAGAAAGAGGATTATTCCAGAAGCAGTTGGGGTGCCTCTGCAGCAGGAAAATATATCTGCTGGGGTTCAAACCCAGGCACTTGACTTCCCTTCTGAATGTTCTGATAAAAACAATGATGAGAATGGGTTAATTGCTGCTGATAGTGGCATCAAAGAAAGTTCTGTTAGGGGAGTAATTGGCAGAAGCACTGAAATAAAGGAAGGACATGGGGTTACTGCTAGAGCTATGATTACCAAGAGCCTTGTTATTGAGAAGGTTCCTGCTTCCACAGGTGGAGATGAAAGCATAGCTGTGGAACAGTCAGGTAATTTGAAGGCGTCTAGTTCAGCAGGTTCTTCATGTTCCACTCTTTCAATTAGGGTGTTTGATAGGAAAGAAGGGGAAGACAATGTACCAATATGCTTGGAAGCTCGACCTAGGGAACATGCTGCAAACGACATCGTTGGCTTGGGAAATACATTTATCATGAAAGAAACAGAAATTACTTGCGCAAGAGGGTTACAGACTCTTTGGTCAGATAGGATATCTGGGAAAGTCACTGTTTTAGCTGGAAATGCAAACTTCTGGGCTGTTGGGTGTGAAGATGGATGCATACAG GTTTACACAACTTGCGGGAGACGTGCTATGCCAACTATGATGGTAGGATCTGCAGCAATATTTATAGATTGTGATGAGCGCTGGAAATTATTTTTGGTCACAAGAAAAGGATCCTTTTATGTATGGGATCTATTCAAGCAGAATTGTCTCCACCATGACTCATTGGCATCTCTGGTCGCTTCAAACCCAAACCCATCTGCAAAAGATGCAG GCGTGATCAAAGTTATATCAGCAAAGCTATCAAGATCTGGTTCTCCTCTTGTTGTTCTTGCCACTCGCCATGCCTTCCTCTTTGATATGGGCCTGATGTGTTGGCTTAGGGTTGCAGATGACTGCTTTCCTGGGTCAAATTTTGCAAGCTCCTGGCATTCAGGTTCAACTCCGGGTGGTGAGCTGGCTGCTTTGCAGATTGATGTTAGGAAGTATGTGGCCAGAAAGCCAGGTTGGAGCAG gGTGACAGACGATGGGGTGCAGACACGTGCTCACTTGGAGGCTCAGTTGGCTTCCTCGCTAGCTTTAAAGTCAGCCAAAGACTATTGCCAATGCCTTCTATCATATATTCGCTTCCTTGCaag AGAAGCAGATGAGTCTCGTTTACGAGAAGTGTGTGAGAGTTTCCTTGGACCTCCAACTGGGATGGTGGACGATACAACTTTAGATTTAAACAACTCGGCATGGGATCCTTGTGTGCTT GGAATGAGGAAACATAAACTTTTACGAGAAGATATCCTTCCGGCAATGGCTTCAAATAGAAAAGTACAGAGATTGCTTAATGAATTCATGGATCTCATTTCCGAATATGAAAGCGCTGAAACAAATATAGAGAAAAAGATTCAAACTTCGCAGACAGCACATCCACCAGCAGCTGATGAAATGGACTCTGCTCCTTCCAGGACAAACGAAATGGACATTGTCCCTGCAGCAACAGAGAAAAAGAAGTCTGTTCCTGCTTCAACTGACCAAAAGGAGTCTTCCCAGTTAGCAACAGATACAGAAAATTCTGCTCCAGTAGCCGAAGACAAAGTTAATTCAGATCCGCCAATGATCAGTCAAGTTAGTGTTGCTGCACAAGATGCAGGTTCTTGA